The Archocentrus centrarchus isolate MPI-CPG fArcCen1 chromosome 12, fArcCen1, whole genome shotgun sequence nucleotide sequence TGATACCTGTGTATGACACTGATTTTTCTTCCGATTTTAGTTGTAGAAATTAGCCAAGTTTAGCTGAAGAGCCTAGCTACTCAGCACGCTGACCCTTCCTCGCCCCTTCCTCACACATGGGACATTAGTGAATGGAGTGATTCTTGTATGTGGATGTTTTCAGCCTTTTTAAAAGAATATGATGGCGTTAAGGTAGATTCTGATCCATGCTTTAATCTAGAACGTGGCGGTAATGGACCTACAAGTTGCTTGCTAACCACGATAAACCACAACTGTTTCAACCTGCTTCTCCATTAGCAAACGGTCATTTTACTCTGAATTGATTCGTGTGTGTACACTGTTGCAGTCTGTGGTTTGGTTAACAATTCTGCAGGCAGCTAGTGTGCAATAGAGTAACATAAACTTCACATTGCTGCAAAATAGAGTTCGCCGTTAGTATTTTGCATGCATTCACAACATCAAAACAGAGCATGAGATCTGAatacatgtgtttttgttcacttcagtctgattatttaaaaaatatattctttTCATACCAGGAAGGATGCAAGCTGTACGTGTGAAGTACAAAGAACGACAGAAGTACATCTGTTTTGAAGGCCAACTGACCTACATTTCGTTTTTGGAATGTGGTGAGTGCAAATATAAGTTTCCAGCATGTTTTATAGATTGTGTTAATCAGTCAGGTTTTGGAGATAGTGCAATTATAGCTGCTATACCAActgttatatttgtatttttttcatttaattcacCTTTCTATGCCTTATTTCAAACATGTAATGCAACTTTGTTATGTTCACAGTTGTCAAAAAGTTCAACATCCCAACCTTGGACCTAAAAGTCTTTGATGACTCAAAGACTGAAGTTGATGAGGAGGTTTTTGATTTCCTTTTGAATAAACCAAACCTTGGTGTGCTGGAAATTTGTCTAGCACAAGATCAAAATCCAGAAGGTAAGCCATTTTGAAGGGTCAAtggtttatttctgtataaGATATTTTTGGCCATCTTCATGAGTTTCATTGATAGGATAGTGGGGAGAGAAACTGCAGTCCAGATCAGCATATTTTGGTTGATGCATGTCCACCGGACATCACCAACCTGGGATGTGGTCATaaagatttttccttttttagcaTTTCACACAgcatttgaaaatgtttgaacATCAACAATTTCACCTCTTTCCAAAGTGATTCAGAGGCTGGTTACCACACAAAGGGTGTGCATAGGCTGTTACTGTTGAAAGAACACAATCAAATGTGCCTGAATTGTTAGTTAAGTCTGTTTAAAATAATTGTAGTTGTTATGGGGCTTTTTTTGGTTACTATGATACTACTTGTGATTGCATGTTGCTTACTGTTAATTACACCAACCTAATGTTTTAGATGATTTTATGGATCAGCTGAGTTGTCCTGCAAGCAGCTCCTTTACCAGCTCCAGTGGAGAAACTGAAGTGGACTCTGATGGCACCATCACATTGCAACACAGTCCTACAACAAGACAGAGAGCTGGAGATGCCTCTCTTGCCCAAGTAAGTTTTGCAGATTACTGTATACCTTCCAGAAAGTTTACACAAATTTGAGTATATTTTATGGATTATTGCCATTGTCGTAAAAGCACAAGATTCTGCTGTCTTCCCTTCACCAGCTCATATCCCCCCATCTCCTTCCAGTGTATAAATCTCCCCAATGTGAAGCATGTAAAGGGGGAATTCCTCCCTGTTATTAAAAGTGGATTTCAGGCCATGATCATGAATATGTAAATAAACCTCAAAACTATACTGATAAAACTATActaataaatgaaactgaaagaaaataacATGCCAACATTTGTTGTTGGGACTACATAcgtttgttttaattaaacacaTGGATTGAACAGGTATTTTCATGATATATTGATTatataatgttatatttttacCATCACTTAGGtgattgaaaatgttttaaagaacAAGCCAGGAGGAGACAGGATCATCAATGAGTATGCTCAGACAAAAAGCCTGACAGACAGCAGACGGCGTGACATGGTCAAGATATTGGTTGCGCATATGACAAGTGAACATGGGTATGCTGAAAATTTTCGATGCACCTCCCACAATTATTTTTCTAAAGGTGTCATTCACGCCTTCTACAGTGCTCataatttgtgtgtctgtataggACAAGTCCTTCAAGGCGCATCAAAGAGGACTATGCAAAGGGTATCATCACCTTGTTCCCATACCTGGCTGATCCTAGGAGCAGGTTTGGTtatgtaagtttaaaaaaaagaatgggtCTGACTGCTTGGGTATGGTTTGAGTAGAACTGAagagctttttttctttgtgcaagTCCTCCATTTATGCCACATTTATTAACTTCCATGTTTTAAATCCCTGTAGAGTTAAACACTAAAATGCTGAGCAAGTAAGCTCAGATGCTGAAGCTTTAATGATAAAAAGTATAAAGAGACATGTAATTCAATCGGTAACATTACAGGCATGTGAACTACAATCTGTAAATTACAGTTACTTGCATTCATGGTTGTCTTTGCTttgacagctttaaaaaaaacatttttaatctaCTTTTAGGAGCATTATTACAATGCAGAAGATGGGAGTGGTTATCTGGCTTGGAGACTGAAGTTTGTCCAAAAGGAAGCTTCTAATGGACAAAAGAAGGCCCTCAGATGGTCAAAAACACAAACGGGTATGAGCATTCATAGAAGTTGGAATTCAAGTGTCATTAATTACCCACATTTCATCCTGAGACCAAACTGCACACATAAAAATCTTTGCAGTGTTCTGAAGCCTTGTTTGTGAAATCCTACGACACAGTGCCATATTTATATCCATTTTATAGGGGGACCAACAGCTGATAGAGACTGTTTCAGAGAAGACGACTGCCTAATGACAGACAGCTTGTGTTCTGAGGCCATTGCACTGATGAAGCATACAGCTGATGAGGGAACTGTTATGAGGAAGATGAAGCAGACGTTCAACTATCGCCAAAAGCTCATTCATGACCCTGTGAAGTCATCTGGTGTCTTTTTGGACTTCCCAAGATTCCTGGATGTAGGAGGATTAGTAAGTTTATCTTCCTTCAACTTCCCATACTGTTGCATGTTTAAGTTAAGGTGCATTTGAGAAAAAATGATGATTAGAATTTGTTTGAACAAAGGATATTTAAAAACTTGAAATCATATATTCTGCAGATTGAGCAAGATTTCACATTGATGTTCAATGAAGTAATCTCTGCAAAGTTCCTGGAGAAGTGGCCCACTATCTACAAGCAGAAAGTCCTCGAGCAAAGCCGTGGTCTCACACAGTCTGATGACCTACAGTGCCTTCTTCAAAATGCTGAAGGCACAACAGAAGTGGAAAACGGTAAGATAGAATGAATCATAAAGAAAGCGCTCAATAAATTTATTGTTACAAATTTTATATGAATTGGTTTATTTAAAGTGAAACACTGCCACCTGCTGTCAAATTTTGGTAAACTTTACCCCAGAAGAGGTAAAACAGTCACAGGTAAGTTTTGGCAGCTCATATTTGTTACTTGTTCTTCCAGGATGGGACAGCGACATGTCATCGATTTTGATCCTTGTGCACCTGCTGCCACCATCACCCCATGGACGCAAGAGACCAGGAAAACTCTCAGCGAGACAAGCCAGTGAACATCTGGTGAAGTTCATCAAGGTAAGGTTAcagtaaagaaaacatttacatgGATCACAATATTTCTGGTTAAGTTCGATGTTACTATGcaacttttaatttaatgattACTGCTAAGTGTATACAACTTATTCAAGCAATCTCTACATTCTGCGTCCCCATGTGTGGGATGTATGTGCAACATCACTAATTAAATCATGTAAATTTTGAGCCACTTGCATTATGAGCCAAGAACTATTATGAGTAAAGAATATGACATGAGTAATTCTGAActtatttctttgtaaattcaTTCAAATAGAAATGCTAAAATTGCAAACAAATCACTGTTAAGCCAGTTTTCATGCTTACgtacaaaaaaaacatcttaagaATCTAGCAGTTAAAATGGAAGTGGTTTTGTTTTATACCAGTCCCTAATCCTGCAACCCTCTTCTTCTAAACCCAAGTTGCATCATGTTATAATGTTGATCTGTTTTTGTCACAGACGGGGACAAGCCTCCAAGGGCACCTTGATGGCATCACAGAAAGCCTTCAACCATACCTACTTGCAGTGGGGACTCAGAAGAGTGTGATTCACAAGTACTTCATTGTGATTGACAAACACGCAATACCTTGTAAGTCACCAGGCTCCCTTGCCTGTTTTGATGAGCTTTTTAAAGCTCACTTTGTCTTTGGCACTTCATATGACCATGATCTGGTCAATGTGTACAGCTTCCTGCAGACCACCATTTATGAGATAGATGTTGACACAACCAAAGTGAATCCTAGGGTTGCAGAGTTGAGGGCTCGGATGCTTCGTTGAATAGAGTTGTCTCCCCCCCTAAGAGCTTCAATGTGGTATTAAGTTGAGTTGGAATGTTGTGTTTCATTTGTAAGAGGTCCCACACAAATGCTAATTCCCTGACTAAGCACTTGAAAGTGATCCATGGACTTTGCTCTGGTAAGACACTTCATCTTAAATGTGGTCAGGCTGGTTGTGCTCAAGTTTATGGCACATTTTCTGGGTTCAGAAAGCATCTCAAGAAAGCACATGAACACTCTTCCGATCCTGGTGAAGGTCCATCTACAGCTGAAGAGTCATTTGGAAGTCACTATGATTTGCCCTCTCCGAGTCCTTCTGATTCAGTCCAACTTAAGAAATCTCTTGTGAATAGTTGTGCAGCAACAGTTGCTGAACTTAAAGTGGCAGGTGTAAGTGAAAGAGCAATTAACTCTTTGGTCATTTCCCTGGAAGAAATTGTAAGTGATATTCAGAATCAATCAAaagaatctgtgaaaaacagtCTGTCTTTACAAGAACCTGTCAAAAGTGACATTGAAAGGAAAATCGATCAGTGTtttgagaaaatggaaaatccTTTTATGGCATTAAATTCTGAaagtaaaagaacaaaatattttGCAGAGAGGTGGGGACGCGTGGACCCAGTAGAACATGTACTTGGTTCCAGATTTGATACACTGCACAATCGAACAACAGGAGGCTACGATCAGGTGGTTGTTACTGATAAATTTGTTTACATCCCAATTTTGGAAACTTTAAAGTTTCTTTACAGTCACCCTAATATAGAGGAGATGATGGCCAAGTCAAATTCAAGGGAAAATCTTCTTAAAGACTTCTCTGATGGAGATCTTTTCAAGAGCCATGCACTATTTTCGAAGCAGAATCATGCTTTTCAAATTCAACTTTTCTATGATGATTTTGAAACTGCTAATCCTTTGGGTTCAAAACGGGGAATCCATAAATTAGGAGCTATATATTTCACGCTGCGGAATTTTTCTCCTAAGTACAATTCTGCTCTCCATAATATTCACTTGGTCTCTTTGTTTCATGCTCAGGACATCAAAACATATGGCTTCTCTAAGATACTTGATCCAATTGTGCAGGATATTAAAATCCTGGAGAGGGATGGAATTAAGGTTCCCCTGTATGATGACCCAGTCCGTGGAACTATTGTCCAAGTTACTGGTGACAACCTTGGTCTTCACTGTATCTTTGGTTTCGTAGAGTCATTTAGTGCCAGATATTGTTGCCGCTTTTGTCTTGCTGAGAAAGAGGACTTTCAGACAGACTTTACAGAGGATTCACCCAAGATAATTATGCGAACTCAGACACTTCATACTGAACATTGTCAGAAAATTGAGGCAAATCCCAGACTTCCATATGTGATGGGTGTTAAACAGTCATGCATTCTAAATTCATTGCAGTACTTCAGTACATGTGAAAATTTCTCAGTTGATATAATGCACGATATCTTGGAGGGAGTGGCACAGTATGAAATGAAGCTGATTTTGTTGCATGTAATAGATCAATACACAACATTAAAGGAAGTGGACAGGAGAATTAGGAGCTTTAACTATGGATACatggaacaaaacaacaaaccacCTACAGTGAAGTTGTTAGAGGACTCAAATGATTTGGGGCTGAATGCCATCCAGTCTTGGTGTCTCCTTCGGAATCTACCACTCATCTTTGGAGACTTGGTTTGTCCAGATGATGACCACTGGTATTTGCTACTGCTGTTGCTTCAAATAGTGAATATTGTATTTTCACCAGTGTTATCTAAAGGTATCACTACTTTCTTGAAACACCTGATTGCTGAACACCACAGATTATTCAAACATGTGTTTCCACACAAGAAGCTGCTACCAAAGCATCATttcatggtgcattatcctacATGTATACTCAAAACAGGGCCAATTCTGCATAGCTGGTGCATGCGCTATGAAGCCAAacacagtttctttaaaaaacagttgaaaagtttcaaaaatattacaaaaacattGGCAATAAAACATCAAAGTCACATTGCTTTCAGTTGGCATACATTTGACCCCAAGAGATTGACCATTGGACCAGGTAAAATGATGTCTTTAAATGCATTGGACTGGGGCAGTGAGATAGCAGAAACTCTTCAGCTACCAATAAACACCAAGGTATTAAATGTTAGATGGGCCAAACACCATGGAAATGTGTATCGTGCAGATTTGGTTGTTTGTATAAAAGTCCATTGTGAAATGCCAGTTTTTCATAAGATCTACAATGTTGTTGTGAAAGATGACAGGTTACTGTTGATTACTTTTGCACTGCAAACAGTGTGTTTGAATGAGCATTACAATGCTTTTCAAGTTCTTTGTACAAGAGATGGACCTCATGCCATTTATGTTGAAGAGCTTTTTTGTGCCAAAGCTTTTGATTTACAGGTGTCATACAGTCATGGTGATTCCAGTTTTTATATTGTTCCATACTGTTTCCTGTGAGCAATAAAGGTGGCTGTTAAAGTACTGATTTCTGATCTATTTATTGTACCTAGTAGTGTATAATGACTGATAAAATTAGTGTGTTAAAGTAACATTTGGCtctatttataattttattcagagaaaaaacaaatcagagtAAACTTTTATACTTCGTGGAATAAAAATCAATTctattaaaagtaaaattctgttttattcagAGAACTTGACATTTGGAGTAAAATTAGATTCCATTGTGAgtaaaattctttttttattcagagTAAAATCCATCCCTATTTAGAATAAAATTCCATTCTATTCAGAGTAAATTCTCTTCTACTTAGATTAAAACCATTGtagagtagttttttttttacactgcacTGAGTAAATTATCATCACATGGATTAAAATATTTGCACTAATTAGAGTAAATTGTACTCCGTAAGTTCAACTCTGGCATTGGAGTAAATTTTACTCTATTTAGACTGGGACCAAATGTTGTCTTTTTTAGAGTAAAATTTTCTTCAATTTGAGTAAAATTTACTCTTTGGATTTTCCTGTGTACTGACACTTTTCTTTCATAATCTCTGACTCAGTCGAAACAGTGGGAATGCATTAAAGGCacttgaagaaaaataaaaaacatgattCTCATAGTGCCATCGTTACCACTGATGTGAGAGTGAGCATGATCTGGCAAGTGAC carries:
- the LOC115789408 gene encoding uncharacterized protein LOC115789408, translated to MQAVRVKYKERQKYICFEGQLTYISFLECVVKKFNIPTLDLKVFDDSKTEVDEEVFDFLLNKPNLGVLEICLAQDQNPEDDFMDQLSCPASSSFTSSSGETEVDSDGTITLQHSPTTRQRAGDASLAQVIENVLKNKPGGDRIINEYAQTKSLTDSRRRDMVKILVAHMTSEHGTSPSRRIKEDYAKGIITLFPYLADPRSRFGYEHYYNAEDGSGYLAWRLKFVQKEASNGQKKALRWSKTQTGGPTADRDCFREDDCLMTDSLCSEAIALMKHTADEGTVMRKMKQTFNYRQKLIHDPVKSSGVFLDFPRFLDVGGLIEQDFTLMFNEVISAKFLEKWPTIYKQKVLEQSRGLTQSDDLQCLLQNAEGTTEVENGWDSDMSSILILVHLLPPSPHGRKRPGKLSARQASEHLVKFIKTGTSLQGHLDGITESLQPYLLAVGTQKSVIHKYFIVIDKHAIPCKSPGSLACFDELFKAHFVFGTSYDHDLVNVYSFLQTTIYEIDVDTTKVNPRVAELRARMLR